The Leptolyngbya iicbica LK DNA window CCGACCGGCGGCTAGCTCCTGGGTTAAGCGCATCAAATAGTCGCGAATCGCGGGTGCAGCTTGAGGGGCCAAGCCCTGCCAATGTTGCCCCAAATCCGCTAAGGCGAGGGGCGACGACTTAACGGTCAAAGTCAATAGCCGCACATCTTCACCATCGACTCGCACTAAATCAGGGTCCAGCAAACAGTGAGCGACTTGCTGATCGAGACAGGGCTGCCACAGTTGGGCCAATTGCCACAGCCACGACAACTGCTCAATCGCCGACGCTTGGGGCCAGGCTTCGGTCAGCGCGGGCAATAAGTCAGGCGGTGCAGCGGCATGGGGCGGTGCTTGCAACGGCACCTCATCGAGCAGCAGCAATGGCTGGCCATCTGCCTGCGTCACCTGGGTAAAAGGGCGGGGAATTGCTGTTAGGTAAGGTGACAACGCCAGGTAAGGCATCGCCTCAGGCGGCACATCAGCTAAGGCTGGCGGCGGCAACTGCGGTTGGGTATCGCGCACCAGGGGAAAGCGAATGACCTGATAGCGCTGCATCAAATAACTGCCCGCTGATAAGGGCGCAGCTACCGTGCCCTGTGCCCATAGATAACGATGTATCGGTGGCAACTGCGAATTCGGCATAGAGGGCGATCGCCTCGCTCGTCGGTCATGTCAGGCGGGGCTCACTGCCCCACTCAAGCTACGAAATTATGCCACACTCTCAATCTTGCTGAGAGAAAGTCCTGGTTTACAGACGTTCTCATTCATATAGAGTTGTGGCAGGCACCCGGTCCCTTGACTTGGCTCTCAGGCTACTGGCAGAACGGCCAGGGACCGGGTGCCTAAAGGCTAACCCAAGCTTTGTTGCAGAAACTAAGAGGGACCCGGTCCCTCATCACGCGCAGATCGCCCTTCTTGCTCCCTGGAATTAGCGCGCCACCATCAGGGCCGGATTTGCGGTGAGTGCGTTGAATCCCGTCGCTTCAGGCTTAGAATATGGCCCTGCGGCAGGTTCAGGACGGTCAGGTTTTGCCCTGGCTGCTGCCAAGCTAGTCGTTCACCCAGTCAGCTCACCAACTGACTCGTTTGTATCTATCCATTGACTCTGATACCCACCCACGTACTCACCGACCCCTTGAGCAATATGCATAAAATTCCCGTCACGGTCGTCACTGGCTTCCTCGGTTCTGGCAAAACAACGCTAGTGCGGCATCTGCTGCAAAACAATCAAGGACGCCGCATCGCGGTGTTGGTGAATGAATTTGGGGAAGTTGGCATCGATGGCGACATCTTGCGATCGTGCCAGGTCTGCGACGATGAGGATCCGAATGTGGATGCCACTCATCCAAATATTTTGGAACTCGCTAATGGCTGCCTTTGCTGCACCGTGCAGGAAGAGTTTTTGCCCACCATGCAGAAATTGTTAAAGCGGCGAACTGAGATTGACGCGATCGTCATTGAGACATCGGGGCTGGCGTTACCCAAGCCCCTAGTGCAAGCTTTTCGCTGGCCTGAGATCCGCACTGGGGCAACGGTCGATGGGGTCGTGACCGTGGTGGATGGCGACGCCCTAGCGAAGGGGCAGATGGTGGGCGATCTGGCCGCTTTGGAGGCGCAACGCCAAGCTGACGATAGCCTGGAACATGAGACACCGATTGAAGAATTATTTGAAGATCAGCTCGCCTGCGCGGACATGGTGCTGCTGACGAAAACCGATTTAATGGCGGCGGCAGAGCGCGATCGCGTGCAAGCCTGGCTACAAGCCCAAGCACCGACGGGCATCAAAGTCGTGACCTGTCATCAGGGCAAGATTCACCCCGAAGTGCTGCTCGGCTTTAACGCAGCGGTGGAAGATCACCTCGACAGTCGCCCCAGCCACCACGACCACGAAGCAGACCACGACCACGACGAAGACATCAACTCCATTTGCGTGGAGCTCAACCAAGCCCTCGATCCTAAAATCTTGGTCAAGCGTTTACAAACGCTCGTCCAGCAGCAAGAGATTTATCGCATCAAAGGGTTCGTGGCCGTACCCAACAAAGCCATGCGCTTGGTGTTGCAAGGGGTCGGTCAGCGGTTCGACCATTTTTACGATCGCCCCTGGAAACCCTCAGAACCCCGCCAAACTCGATTGGTCTTCATCGGTCACAGTCTCGATGGTGAACAAATCAGGCAAGCGATCGCGGGCTAAAGGCTGGGCGATTATCGGCCAGCATCCCCCTAGCTCCACGGCCCCGCTCATCCTCAGGGGCTTGGGCCTGGCGATCTCCCATGAAAATTTTGTCTCCGTGCATTGGTTTAGTAGAACATCGGTATCCTGAGAGATAAGGGAACTCATGATGCCATGCTGACTAATCCATCGATTCGTCGCAGTGTGATGTTGCTGTGCTTTGGCGCCGCTGGATTGCTGCTGGCTGCCGAGTGGCACATTATGCGATCGCGGCCTGACCCCGTGGCGACGCCCATCCGCCCGACCCGCGTCAGCCAATTGGCGACGCTGCTGCGGCAGTCGCCGCTGCCCAACATGGTGCGCGAAGCCCGTCTGGTCATTCGCCTCGGGCCTAAAAAGTTGGAATATTACGAAGGCGAAACTCTGATCAAGCAGTACGACATTGCCGTGGGCCAAGCCGATTGGGAAACCCCAGTGGGACATTTTTCCGTCCTCGATCTGCGCGAAAATCCTCTCTGGAAGCACCCGATCACAGGCAAAGCCATTCCCACCGGACCCGAGAATCCGCTGGGCTCGCGCTGGATTGGGTTTGCCTACGA harbors:
- the cobW gene encoding cobalamin biosynthesis protein CobW, coding for MHKIPVTVVTGFLGSGKTTLVRHLLQNNQGRRIAVLVNEFGEVGIDGDILRSCQVCDDEDPNVDATHPNILELANGCLCCTVQEEFLPTMQKLLKRRTEIDAIVIETSGLALPKPLVQAFRWPEIRTGATVDGVVTVVDGDALAKGQMVGDLAALEAQRQADDSLEHETPIEELFEDQLACADMVLLTKTDLMAAAERDRVQAWLQAQAPTGIKVVTCHQGKIHPEVLLGFNAAVEDHLDSRPSHHDHEADHDHDEDINSICVELNQALDPKILVKRLQTLVQQQEIYRIKGFVAVPNKAMRLVLQGVGQRFDHFYDRPWKPSEPRQTRLVFIGHSLDGEQIRQAIAG
- a CDS encoding L,D-transpeptidase codes for the protein MLTNPSIRRSVMLLCFGAAGLLLAAEWHIMRSRPDPVATPIRPTRVSQLATLLRQSPLPNMVREARLVIRLGPKKLEYYEGETLIKQYDIAVGQADWETPVGHFSVLDLRENPLWKHPITGKAIPTGPENPLGSRWIGFAYDDEYHIGIHGTNQEELVGQAVSHGCVRMRDGEIQELYQKLAIGTPITVSPE